A portion of the Neorhodopirellula lusitana genome contains these proteins:
- a CDS encoding ABC transporter ATP-binding protein — MNANTAVISPTSSCVVENLSHSYGDKLAVESVSLSVKGGEVVAVLGKNGSGKTTLFRVLSTLVPVQQGKVLIDGINIASDPMAARRRLGIIFQSPSLDIKLTVLENMRCQGMLYGLRGTELNRRCDELMDQFSLTDRQNEICQTLSGGLKRRVELAKGLLHQPSVMMLDEPSTGLDPSARLALWDSLEPLASDGVAVMLTTHLMDEAAKASRVVLMDDGRKIADAAPAELQREVGDRVLTVVANDMDAAEHILRNDLGLPCQRVNKTLRINIDASGVEVSDLLSKVVRHIGENAHSITIGRASLEDVFVAKTGKAFVE; from the coding sequence GTGAATGCTAATACCGCTGTTATCTCGCCAACCTCGTCGTGCGTTGTCGAGAACCTTTCCCATTCTTACGGCGATAAGCTGGCGGTCGAATCGGTTAGCTTGAGCGTCAAGGGCGGCGAAGTGGTGGCCGTGCTTGGCAAAAACGGCAGCGGTAAAACAACCTTGTTCCGAGTGCTCAGCACGCTCGTCCCGGTCCAGCAAGGCAAGGTGCTGATCGACGGCATCAACATCGCCAGCGATCCGATGGCGGCTCGACGCCGATTGGGGATCATCTTTCAGTCGCCCAGCTTGGACATCAAGCTAACCGTGCTGGAAAACATGCGTTGCCAAGGAATGTTGTACGGTTTGCGTGGCACGGAACTGAATCGCCGGTGCGATGAGTTGATGGATCAGTTTTCGTTGACGGATCGCCAAAATGAGATTTGCCAAACGCTTTCGGGCGGCTTGAAACGACGTGTCGAGCTGGCCAAAGGGCTCCTGCACCAGCCCTCGGTGATGATGCTGGATGAACCCAGCACTGGGTTGGACCCTTCGGCTCGACTTGCTTTGTGGGATTCGCTGGAACCACTTGCCAGCGATGGAGTCGCGGTGATGCTGACGACTCACTTGATGGATGAAGCCGCCAAGGCGTCGCGGGTGGTGTTGATGGACGACGGTCGCAAAATTGCAGACGCTGCTCCCGCGGAACTGCAACGGGAAGTGGGTGATCGCGTGTTGACGGTCGTCGCCAACGACATGGATGCGGCGGAACATATCCTGCGGAACGATCTCGGCTTGCCCTGCCAACGTGTGAACAAGACGCTGCGAATCAACATCGATGCCAGCGGTGTCGAGGTATCCGACCTTCTTAGCAAGGTGGTGCGGCACATCGGCGAAAACGCTCACAGCATCACGATCGGCCGGGCCAGCTTGGAAGACGTTTTCGTGGCGAAGACCGGTAAGGCGTTTGTAGAATAG
- a CDS encoding protoheme IX farnesyltransferase translates to MTDVPEPVASTKADPSVFRDVVELTKPRIVTMILVTTVASAWIAVASQSLPGLSALQWLVLLVGTGLVAGSAGAANQVWERVIDTLMPRTASRPMASKRMSLVTGVGLTASGLLVGTSMLAWMFGGTPAIVGLATWILYVLVYTPMKRRTAWNTTVGAIAGALPVFMGYTAAGGTLDQVAGWMLFGILAAWQYPHFMAIAWLYRRQYGEAGFCMTTTVEPTGRHAAWQSIWGTLAMAASGVVLCVAPAGQPIWTLASAITAVLVVATCWPLMKAAWTFRRDPQDATARKMLRWSLVVLPVVLLVTTLRMIGL, encoded by the coding sequence ATGACTGACGTGCCCGAGCCGGTGGCATCAACGAAAGCGGACCCGAGCGTTTTCCGGGACGTGGTTGAACTGACCAAGCCACGGATCGTGACCATGATCTTGGTGACGACGGTGGCTTCGGCGTGGATTGCCGTGGCTTCACAATCGTTGCCTGGATTGTCCGCGTTGCAGTGGCTGGTGTTACTGGTCGGTACCGGATTAGTGGCGGGCAGTGCGGGTGCGGCCAACCAGGTTTGGGAACGCGTGATCGACACGTTGATGCCACGAACGGCAAGCCGGCCGATGGCTTCCAAACGCATGTCGTTGGTCACCGGCGTCGGCCTGACCGCGTCCGGATTGCTGGTCGGAACGTCGATGCTGGCTTGGATGTTTGGCGGCACACCGGCAATCGTCGGCTTGGCGACTTGGATTTTGTACGTGTTGGTTTACACGCCAATGAAAAGACGCACCGCCTGGAACACGACCGTCGGCGCGATCGCTGGAGCGTTGCCGGTATTCATGGGATACACGGCCGCGGGTGGCACGCTGGATCAGGTTGCCGGTTGGATGTTGTTCGGGATTTTGGCGGCTTGGCAGTACCCGCACTTCATGGCGATCGCTTGGCTGTATCGTCGGCAATACGGCGAGGCTGGGTTCTGCATGACGACGACCGTGGAACCGACCGGACGCCATGCCGCCTGGCAAAGCATTTGGGGCACACTGGCGATGGCCGCGAGCGGTGTCGTGTTGTGTGTCGCTCCCGCCGGCCAGCCGATCTGGACACTTGCCAGTGCGATCACCGCGGTGTTGGTGGTCGCCACGTGTTGGCCGCTGATGAAAGCGGCGTGGACGTTTCGGCGAGACCCGCAAGACGCGACGGCTCGCAAGATGTTGCGTTGGTCTCTGGTCGTGTTGCCAGTGGTTCTATTGGTGACAACACTTCGAATGATTGGGCTTTGA
- a CDS encoding COX15/CtaA family protein, translating to MSGAEQSDSISATGEVASRWPLWLARTMVILVWPLIWVGGLVTTYDAGMSVPDWPGTYGYNLFLYPLSTWLLGPFDLFIEHGHRLLGALVGFVAIGFLVAAWLTESRGWVKWLAVAVLLAVIGQGVLGGLRVTMSARTLAMVHGCTGPLFFALCVIAACVVGRRWSRTSVLSAAGMASESNENASNQSEPNQAKPAQSELNQAKSAQSKPDQLSSAVSALPSTPKVAWGLVLIVLAYLQLVLGAILRHALPDASAAGFGHTAMTHVTVAFGLWLLTGLAFWRMRRCGDLTLSRPAAGLICFVGVQILLGVGTWIVNYGYPPILQSLPGSDAYLLQAKNLLDAWVVTGHVATGSLILAVSTLLAVRLSRRRWVLRTISNP from the coding sequence ATGAGTGGGGCTGAGCAATCGGACAGCATATCCGCGACCGGCGAAGTGGCATCGCGATGGCCGCTGTGGCTGGCGCGCACCATGGTGATTTTGGTGTGGCCGTTGATTTGGGTCGGCGGACTGGTGACGACTTACGATGCTGGCATGTCGGTGCCGGATTGGCCGGGGACGTACGGCTACAACCTGTTCCTGTACCCGCTTTCAACCTGGTTGCTGGGCCCGTTTGATCTATTCATCGAACACGGGCACCGTTTGTTGGGTGCGTTGGTCGGATTCGTCGCGATCGGATTCCTGGTAGCCGCTTGGCTGACGGAATCGCGTGGTTGGGTGAAGTGGCTGGCCGTGGCGGTCTTGTTGGCCGTGATCGGGCAAGGCGTGCTGGGCGGATTGCGGGTCACGATGAGTGCTCGGACGCTCGCAATGGTTCATGGCTGCACCGGTCCGCTGTTTTTTGCCTTATGCGTGATCGCGGCCTGCGTGGTGGGCCGGCGGTGGTCGCGGACGAGCGTGTTGTCGGCGGCGGGAATGGCAAGCGAATCGAACGAAAACGCATCGAACCAATCTGAACCAAACCAAGCCAAGCCAGCCCAATCTGAACTGAACCAAGCCAAGTCAGCTCAATCTAAACCAGACCAATTGAGTTCAGCGGTTTCGGCGTTGCCTAGCACGCCGAAAGTTGCGTGGGGGCTGGTATTGATCGTGCTGGCTTACCTGCAATTGGTGTTGGGAGCGATCTTGCGACACGCGTTGCCCGATGCCAGTGCGGCTGGGTTCGGGCACACCGCGATGACTCACGTGACCGTCGCGTTTGGATTGTGGTTGCTGACCGGGCTGGCGTTTTGGCGAATGCGGCGGTGCGGCGATTTGACGCTCTCGCGTCCTGCCGCTGGATTGATATGCTTTGTGGGCGTGCAGATTCTGCTGGGCGTCGGCACCTGGATCGTGAACTACGGTTACCCGCCGATCCTGCAGTCGTTGCCGGGCAGCGATGCGTATTTGCTGCAAGCGAAAAACTTGCTCGACGCTTGGGTCGTGACAGGCCATGTCGCGACGGGATCGCTGATTTTGGCGGTCTCGACGCTGTTGGCTGTCCGACTGTCCCGGCGTCGCTGGGTGCTTCGAACGATCTCGAACCCTTAG
- a CDS encoding sugar phosphate isomerase/epimerase family protein, producing MKYGMNLLLWSGEVTDELLPVCEQLKEVGFDGVEMPLFNLDLDYAKIGKKLDELGLGRTGVTIRNEEDNPISCDPAIRAKGVELNKKTLDCCAAAGVETLVGPYHSAIGLFSGNGPTSDEWKWGVESMRETAEYAQSVGVKLGIEALNRFECYFLNTHADSTRFAREVDHPACGIMYDTFHANIEEKSVTEAVHAGGDKLYHVHISENDRSTPGTGGINWKENFDAIASSGYDGWMVIEAFGLALPEIAAATKIWRKMFTDEMTLSREGLAFMKSEVEKRS from the coding sequence ATGAAATACGGCATGAACCTTCTGTTGTGGTCCGGCGAAGTCACCGACGAGTTGCTGCCAGTGTGCGAACAACTGAAGGAAGTTGGCTTTGATGGCGTTGAGATGCCTTTGTTCAACCTGGATCTCGATTACGCCAAGATCGGCAAGAAGCTCGACGAACTGGGACTGGGCCGGACCGGCGTGACCATTCGCAACGAGGAAGACAATCCGATTTCCTGCGATCCAGCGATCCGCGCCAAGGGCGTTGAACTGAACAAGAAGACGCTTGATTGTTGTGCGGCCGCGGGTGTGGAAACCTTGGTAGGCCCCTATCACTCCGCGATCGGTTTGTTCAGCGGCAATGGCCCGACTTCGGACGAATGGAAGTGGGGCGTCGAGAGCATGCGAGAAACCGCCGAGTACGCCCAAAGCGTCGGTGTGAAATTGGGTATCGAAGCGTTGAACCGATTCGAATGCTATTTCCTGAACACCCACGCCGACTCGACCCGCTTTGCCCGCGAAGTCGACCACCCGGCATGTGGAATCATGTACGACACCTTCCACGCCAACATTGAAGAGAAGAGCGTTACCGAGGCGGTCCACGCGGGCGGCGACAAGCTGTACCACGTCCACATTAGCGAAAACGATCGCAGTACCCCGGGCACGGGCGGCATCAACTGGAAAGAAAACTTCGACGCGATCGCCAGCAGCGGCTATGACGGGTGGATGGTTATCGAAGCATTTGGCCTGGCCCTTCCAGAAATTGCGGCAGCCACCAAGATTTGGCGTAAAATGTTCACTGATGAAATGACGCTCAGCCGCGAAGGCTTGGCGTTCATGAAGTCTGAAGTTGAAAAACGCAGCTAG
- a CDS encoding cytochrome c, producing MTRFAAIFVVVLSIGLSGCREAPPQFQANGVRALSLERSRSVPTEAAAADVSAVVSQLFGTPGSPKWPAGLLADDDQRQLVSPDRLAQAAGGVTSDEANLHTGLYQEHCVICHAVSGSGNGPASRFQVPYPRDFRVGIFKWKSTRRSSKPTRDDLTQILKNGIPGSPMPSFAIVRPSEIDALVDYVIYLSVRGEVERELLGRAVDELDYDTGPPEEELRLTLVSTGDGDAVREGSETGDDAGADSDGADAELTEGQAMVVEVLQDVVDSWVNVEPSLVPPRPQDTDLAASIGRGKEIYHGQVANCVGCHGTDGAGGLPSLDYDDWTKDFTTRIGVSPDDKAAVKPFRKAGALPPRAIDPRVLAGGVIHGGSDPETIYRRIHEGIAGTPMPSMDIDENANAGTGLTPDQAWDLVNYVESIIKP from the coding sequence ATGACGCGTTTTGCAGCCATTTTCGTGGTCGTTTTAAGCATTGGGCTGTCGGGATGCCGAGAGGCACCGCCGCAGTTCCAGGCCAACGGGGTCCGCGCGTTGTCGCTGGAAAGGTCTCGCAGCGTGCCCACCGAGGCGGCTGCGGCGGATGTTTCAGCAGTTGTTTCGCAGCTTTTTGGCACTCCGGGGTCTCCCAAATGGCCTGCCGGCTTGCTGGCCGACGACGACCAGCGGCAATTGGTGTCGCCCGATCGACTTGCCCAGGCCGCTGGCGGGGTGACCAGCGACGAAGCGAACCTGCACACGGGCCTGTACCAAGAGCACTGTGTGATTTGTCACGCGGTTTCGGGCAGCGGAAACGGTCCGGCGTCGCGGTTCCAGGTTCCGTACCCACGGGATTTCCGAGTCGGCATTTTCAAGTGGAAATCGACACGGCGAAGCTCCAAACCGACGCGTGACGACTTGACCCAGATCCTGAAGAACGGGATCCCAGGTTCGCCGATGCCCAGTTTCGCGATCGTGCGTCCCAGCGAGATCGATGCGTTGGTGGACTATGTCATTTACTTGTCAGTTCGTGGCGAAGTCGAGCGAGAACTATTGGGACGAGCCGTCGACGAACTGGACTACGACACCGGTCCTCCGGAAGAAGAACTGCGTTTGACGCTGGTTTCGACCGGTGATGGCGATGCAGTTCGCGAGGGCAGTGAAACCGGCGACGACGCGGGCGCTGACTCGGATGGCGCTGATGCGGAACTGACTGAAGGGCAAGCCATGGTGGTGGAGGTTTTGCAGGACGTGGTTGATTCCTGGGTCAACGTGGAGCCTTCGTTGGTGCCGCCGCGGCCACAGGACACCGATCTTGCAGCGTCGATTGGTCGAGGCAAGGAGATCTATCACGGACAGGTCGCCAATTGCGTAGGCTGTCACGGGACCGATGGAGCGGGTGGGTTGCCATCGCTTGATTACGACGACTGGACGAAAGATTTCACCACTCGCATCGGTGTTTCGCCGGATGACAAAGCGGCAGTGAAGCCGTTCCGCAAGGCCGGTGCGTTGCCACCTCGTGCGATCGATCCGCGAGTCTTGGCGGGCGGCGTGATTCATGGTGGATCGGATCCGGAAACGATCTACCGCCGAATTCACGAGGGAATCGCAGGCACTCCGATGCCCAGTATGGACATCGACGAAAACGCGAACGCGGGAACGGGCTTAACTCCCGATCAAGCTTGGGACTTGGTCAACTACGTGGAATCGATAATCAAACCATGA